The following are encoded in a window of Methanobrevibacter ruminantium M1 genomic DNA:
- a CDS encoding ATP-dependent DNA ligase translates to MKYEELVNVYEALGATTKRLEKTEILADFLKTVELEDLQKITLMALGRVFPPWSEEEQGIGDKLVMKAVGDAVGVSVAVVEDAIRDEGDIGAAAEKLYGKKTQMTFFSQPLTVNFVYNQLRKLAKITGNRSTAKKISNILELLSSASALEAKYICRTILEELRIGVGEGIIRDAISQAFGVDKALAERAHMLTNDLGLVAKVAKEEGEDGLKKLSLIPGRPVKPMLAQLSEGIEISINEMGCALCETKYDGIRMQVHKKDDEITIFTRRLENVTMALPEAVDLIREAFPDEDFIAEGEIIAIRDGKPTTFQNILQRVRRKHNIEEAMEKVPIKIYLYDLLYFKEPTIDEPIIKRREILESVVDCSNPNLALSSLVKVGPDNIDDAVDLFNKSIEGGHEGIMIKDCDEPYIPGIRGKKMLKLKAEPETLDAVVIGGVKGIGKRGDFIGSYVIALRDENDQLQPIAHVGTGLSDDDLANLTEKMEALKITEKGTRITVHPKIVFEIAYSEIVKSPEYSAGYSLRFPVVKRIRDDKGVDDIDTIERLESMFKG, encoded by the coding sequence ATGAAATACGAAGAACTTGTTAATGTTTATGAGGCATTAGGTGCAACTACAAAAAGATTAGAGAAAACAGAGATATTGGCAGATTTTCTTAAAACAGTGGAACTAGAAGATTTACAGAAGATTACTTTAATGGCTTTAGGTCGTGTTTTTCCTCCTTGGAGTGAAGAGGAACAGGGAATTGGCGATAAGCTTGTTATGAAAGCTGTAGGAGATGCTGTAGGAGTCTCTGTAGCAGTAGTTGAAGATGCAATCAGAGATGAAGGAGACATTGGAGCAGCTGCAGAGAAGCTTTACGGCAAAAAGACTCAAATGACTTTCTTCTCACAGCCCTTGACAGTTAACTTTGTCTATAATCAGCTGAGAAAATTGGCCAAAATAACTGGAAACAGGTCCACAGCCAAAAAGATCTCAAACATTTTGGAATTATTGTCATCTGCATCTGCACTTGAAGCTAAATACATTTGCCGAACCATATTGGAAGAACTTAGAATCGGTGTAGGTGAAGGAATCATTCGTGATGCAATTTCACAAGCCTTTGGTGTTGATAAGGCACTTGCTGAGAGGGCACATATGCTTACAAATGATTTAGGCCTTGTTGCAAAGGTTGCAAAGGAAGAAGGTGAAGATGGCCTTAAAAAACTTTCATTAATTCCAGGAAGGCCTGTCAAGCCAATGCTTGCCCAATTGTCTGAGGGAATTGAAATAAGCATAAATGAAATGGGTTGTGCACTTTGTGAGACAAAATACGATGGAATTCGTATGCAGGTTCATAAGAAGGATGATGAGATTACAATATTCACTCGCAGACTGGAGAATGTGACTATGGCCCTTCCAGAGGCAGTTGACCTAATCAGGGAAGCTTTCCCAGATGAGGACTTCATTGCAGAAGGTGAAATCATAGCAATCCGTGATGGAAAGCCGACTACATTCCAGAACATCCTTCAGAGAGTCAGAAGAAAACATAATATTGAAGAAGCTATGGAAAAGGTTCCTATTAAGATTTATCTATATGATTTGCTCTACTTTAAGGAGCCAACCATTGATGAGCCGATAATCAAGCGTCGTGAAATATTGGAAAGTGTAGTGGATTGCTCAAATCCTAATTTGGCCCTCAGTTCCCTTGTCAAGGTAGGTCCAGATAATATTGATGATGCAGTGGATTTATTCAATAAGTCAATTGAAGGGGGACATGAAGGAATCATGATTAAAGACTGCGATGAGCCTTATATTCCAGGAATTAGAGGCAAAAAAATGCTAAAGCTTAAGGCAGAGCCTGAAACATTGGATGCAGTTGTAATCGGTGGAGTTAAAGGAATAGGCAAAAGGGGAGACTTTATAGGCTCTTATGTGATTGCCCTTCGAGATGAGAATGACCAGTTGCAGCCTATTGCTCATGTAGGAACCGGTCTTTCAGATGATGACTTGGCAAATCTCACTGAAAAGATGGAAGCTCTTAAGATAACTGAAAAGGGAACTAGAATAACTGTTCATCCTAAGATAGTCTTTGAGATAGCTTATAGTGAGATTGTAAAGAGTCCAGAGTATAGTGCAGGTTATTCATTGCGTTTCCCTGTAGTTAAAAGGATAAGGGATGATAAAGGCGTTGATGACATTGATACAATTGAAAGATTAGAGTCTATGTTTAAGGGATAG
- a CDS encoding OB-fold nucleic acid binding domain-containing protein, whose protein sequence is MELNDEIIFKVALITALVGMIGMLAFASYIEPKEITINEITRNNIGETVSVSGVVESVKLSSSGSSCFLELNDGTGKINVIVFESVLVELKDAGNDLNDFKGHNIKVVGSITEYKSSMELILANSNSIKLES, encoded by the coding sequence ATGGAATTGAATGATGAAATAATATTTAAAGTTGCACTGATTACTGCATTGGTCGGAATGATTGGGATGCTAGCTTTTGCCTCTTATATTGAACCAAAGGAGATAACAATCAATGAAATTACAAGAAACAATATTGGTGAGACAGTTTCTGTCTCTGGTGTTGTAGAGTCGGTTAAATTATCCTCAAGCGGAAGCTCCTGCTTTCTGGAGCTAAATGACGGAACAGGTAAAATAAATGTCATTGTTTTCGAATCGGTTTTAGTGGAGCTTAAAGATGCTGGAAACGACTTAAATGATTTTAAAGGTCATAATATAAAAGTTGTAGGCAGCATAACAGAATATAAGTCTTCTATGGAATTGATTTTAGCTAATTCCAATTCAATTAAATTGGAATCTTAG
- a CDS encoding CDC48 family AAA ATPase, translating into MTDVELKIKVAETLSQNDVGKNIAKLDMESMFKLGLKDGDIIEIVGSKNTAAIAVASQSDMETIIRIDGTTRKNSGASIGEEVTIRRADVKEAKKIVLAPIDARIRIGGDFNRAFANQVMVQGDLINTGIKTPQRRVSGSGFFDDIFDDLMNVPGIGAMSQIKLAVVSTSPGGVVKVGPNTKLEINEEPVDISKLEGVSNLVDISYDDIGGLKEEVKKVREMIEIPLKKPELFEKLGISPPKGVLMHGPPGTGKTLLAKAVANESDAHFIVINGPEIMSKYVGGSEENLREFFEEAEENAPSIIFIDELDAIAPKREETNGEVERRTVAQLLTLMDGLNSRGQVVVIGATNRPDSLDGALRRPGRFDREIEIGVPDKDERKEIMEIHTRGMPLAEDVDLDQIANTTHGFVGADLEALAKEAAMRVVRRIIPDLGSDDEIPPEVLEKLVVTKEDFKSAQREIQPSALREVLVQVPNVTWDDVGGLDDAKQELKEAVEWPLKYPNKFKEFGVRPPKGTLLYGIPGTGKTMLAKAVANESEANFIAIKGPELLSKWVGESEKGVREVFRKARQTAPTVIFFDEIDSIASSRGGESGDSGVTKRVVNQLLTEIDGLEELEDVAIIAATNRPDIIDPGLMRPGRFDRHIKVDAPNEDARLAIFKVHTKDMPLAKDVKLKKLAKRAEGYVGADIEAVCREAAMLALRDDIEAKEVSAKFFDEAMDKVKPKSSNEEELIQYF; encoded by the coding sequence ATGACTGATGTAGAACTTAAAATCAAAGTTGCAGAAACCTTGTCTCAAAATGATGTAGGCAAAAACATTGCTAAATTGGATATGGAATCCATGTTTAAGCTCGGCTTAAAAGACGGAGACATTATCGAAATAGTCGGATCTAAAAACACTGCAGCTATTGCTGTCGCTTCTCAATCTGATATGGAAACAATCATCAGGATTGACGGTACCACCCGTAAGAATTCCGGTGCTTCAATAGGAGAGGAAGTTACCATCAGAAGAGCAGATGTAAAGGAAGCTAAAAAAATAGTCCTCGCTCCTATCGATGCAAGAATCAGGATTGGTGGTGACTTTAACAGGGCATTCGCAAATCAAGTCATGGTTCAAGGCGACTTGATAAACACTGGAATCAAGACCCCTCAAAGAAGGGTTTCAGGAAGCGGATTCTTTGATGATATCTTTGATGACCTTATGAATGTGCCTGGAATAGGTGCAATGAGCCAGATCAAGTTGGCTGTTGTAAGCACAAGCCCTGGAGGTGTTGTAAAAGTTGGCCCTAACACTAAATTGGAAATAAATGAAGAGCCAGTTGACATCTCTAAATTGGAAGGTGTATCCAATCTTGTAGATATCAGTTACGATGACATTGGCGGTTTGAAGGAGGAAGTCAAGAAGGTAAGGGAAATGATTGAGATTCCTCTTAAGAAACCGGAATTATTTGAAAAATTAGGTATCTCACCTCCAAAAGGTGTATTGATGCATGGTCCTCCTGGAACCGGTAAGACCTTGCTTGCAAAGGCTGTAGCAAATGAAAGTGATGCACACTTCATTGTAATAAACGGTCCTGAAATCATGAGCAAATATGTTGGAGGCTCTGAAGAGAACCTTAGGGAATTCTTTGAAGAAGCTGAAGAGAATGCTCCATCAATTATCTTCATTGATGAATTGGATGCAATTGCTCCAAAACGTGAAGAGACCAATGGTGAAGTGGAAAGAAGAACTGTTGCACAGCTTTTAACCTTGATGGATGGTCTTAATTCAAGAGGTCAAGTTGTTGTAATCGGAGCAACAAACAGACCTGATTCACTTGACGGCGCTCTTAGAAGACCTGGAAGATTTGACCGTGAAATTGAAATCGGCGTTCCAGATAAGGATGAGCGTAAGGAAATCATGGAAATCCACACAAGAGGAATGCCTCTTGCAGAGGATGTTGACTTGGACCAAATCGCAAATACAACCCATGGATTTGTAGGTGCAGATCTTGAGGCATTGGCTAAGGAAGCTGCTATGAGGGTTGTAAGAAGAATCATTCCGGATTTAGGTTCAGACGATGAGATTCCACCTGAAGTCCTTGAAAAGCTTGTGGTAACCAAGGAAGACTTTAAGTCTGCCCAAAGGGAGATTCAGCCTTCAGCTTTAAGGGAAGTCCTTGTACAAGTTCCAAATGTAACTTGGGATGATGTAGGTGGATTGGATGACGCTAAACAGGAATTGAAGGAAGCTGTCGAATGGCCATTGAAATATCCTAACAAGTTCAAGGAATTTGGAGTCAGACCTCCTAAAGGAACCTTGCTCTATGGTATTCCAGGTACTGGTAAGACCATGCTTGCAAAAGCAGTTGCAAATGAAAGTGAAGCTAACTTCATTGCAATCAAGGGACCTGAACTCCTCTCTAAATGGGTTGGAGAATCTGAAAAAGGAGTAAGGGAAGTCTTTAGAAAGGCAAGACAGACTGCTCCTACTGTAATCTTCTTTGATGAGATTGATTCAATTGCAAGCTCAAGAGGAGGCGAATCTGGAGATTCTGGAGTAACCAAACGCGTTGTAAATCAATTGTTAACCGAAATCGACGGTCTTGAAGAGCTAGAGGATGTTGCAATCATTGCAGCAACCAACAGACCAGACATTATCGATCCAGGTCTCATGAGACCAGGAAGATTTGACAGACACATTAAGGTGGACGCTCCTAATGAGGACGCTAGACTTGCAATATTCAAGGTTCACACCAAAGACATGCCTCTTGCTAAGGATGTAAAGCTTAAGAAATTAGCTAAACGTGCTGAAGGATATGTTGGAGCTGACATTGAAGCAGTTTGCCGTGAAGCAGCTATGCTAGCTTTAAGGGATGATATTGAAGCAAAAGAAGTTTCAGCAAAATTCTTTGACGAGGCTATGGATAAGGTGAAGCCAAAAAGCAGTAATGAAGAAGAATTGATCCAATACTTCTAG
- a CDS encoding MarR family winged helix-turn-helix transcriptional regulator, translated as MKKESIFNDEVSLFNSIYVMHKAFEKFLKTHVNDLNINKAESKFLGEIYYNEGISQREIARNLFVSEANIAKTYKILEKKGFIYKKVDEKNNTRRQLYLTEKGKESFEEIIKLYEEYHHFILSDYTEEEIRKHEEMMKGIADKSLKFLK; from the coding sequence ATGAAAAAAGAATCAATATTCAATGACGAAGTAAGCCTATTCAATTCCATTTATGTAATGCACAAGGCATTTGAAAAGTTTTTAAAAACCCATGTAAATGATTTAAATATCAATAAGGCAGAATCTAAATTTTTAGGTGAAATCTATTATAATGAAGGGATAAGCCAAAGGGAAATTGCTCGAAACTTATTTGTTTCAGAAGCAAATATTGCAAAGACATACAAGATATTAGAAAAAAAAGGATTTATCTATAAGAAAGTTGATGAAAAGAACAATACCCGTCGTCAGTTATACTTAACTGAAAAAGGCAAAGAATCCTTTGAAGAAATCATTAAGCTTTATGAAGAGTATCATCATTTCATTTTAAGTGATTACACAGAAGAGGAAATCAGAAAGCATGAAGAAATGATGAAAGGAATTGCAGACAAATCCTTAAAATTCTTAAAATAA
- a CDS encoding 7-carboxy-7-deazaguanine synthase QueE, with the protein MIKIKVSEIFTSFQGEGPYIGTPATFLRLYGCNLNCPWCDTDISTYEILSVDEVFEILMTQMEFNNIRILVITGGEPTLQMEELKRLIKEIPDEIKIQIETNGSIFEYVPEIDYVISPKEDKETVFKNYYKYDNVFFKFVICSQEDIDEVIYLKDKYNYDKTIWLQGEFSKDGEMADLIRENFPHLENVKLSVQTHKYLNQR; encoded by the coding sequence GTGATTAAAATTAAGGTAAGTGAAATATTCACATCATTTCAAGGCGAAGGGCCTTATATAGGGACTCCTGCAACTTTCTTAAGATTGTATGGATGCAATCTTAACTGCCCATGGTGTGACACTGATATCTCCACATATGAAATTCTATCAGTGGATGAGGTCTTTGAGATACTTATGACTCAAATGGAGTTTAATAATATAAGGATATTGGTTATAACTGGTGGAGAGCCTACATTGCAGATGGAAGAGCTTAAGCGTTTGATTAAGGAAATTCCAGATGAGATTAAGATTCAAATCGAAACAAACGGTTCAATTTTTGAATACGTTCCAGAAATCGATTATGTGATAAGTCCGAAGGAAGATAAGGAAACCGTATTTAAGAACTATTATAAATATGATAATGTGTTCTTTAAGTTTGTTATTTGCTCACAGGAGGATATTGATGAGGTCATTTATCTAAAGGATAAATATAATTATGATAAAACCATATGGCTTCAAGGAGAGTTTAGCAAGGATGGTGAAATGGCAGACTTGATTAGGGAGAATTTCCCTCATTTGGAGAATGTTAAGTTGTCTGTTCAAACTCATAAATATTTGAATCAAAGATGA
- the thiC gene encoding phosphomethylpyrimidine synthase: MTQMTEAKKGNVTPEMQAVAEFERVDVGKILNGLASGRIVIPKNINRDTKACGIGQGLTTKINANIGSSSKIEDIDLEIKKAKLAVDFGADAIMDLSTGPKLLEFRERIMDSVDVAIGTVPIYEAGVVTLNKGNEIIDMDEDDIFNSIIHQAKDGVDFMTLHCGINQDLVYKLQEAKRMMGIVSRGGTFLASWILHNEKENPLYSNYDYLLEIALEYDITLSLGDGLRPGCQSDATDTSQIQELVTLGTLVKRAQEAGVQTMVEGPGHVPLNQIRANMEIQKTLCHGAPFYVLGPIVTDLAPGYDHITSAIGGAIAASSGADFLCYVTPAEHLSLPSLEDVKEGVIASKIAAQAADVALGLDTAWEKEVEMAQARKNFDWEKQFDLAFDSVKPRHYRNKCELDDDEMCAMCGEYCAVKIAKGDF; encoded by the coding sequence ATGACTCAAATGACTGAAGCTAAGAAAGGCAATGTAACCCCTGAGATGCAAGCTGTTGCTGAATTTGAAAGAGTAGATGTTGGAAAGATTCTAAACGGACTTGCAAGTGGTAGAATAGTAATTCCAAAGAATATTAATAGAGATACAAAGGCTTGCGGTATTGGTCAGGGCTTAACAACCAAAATCAATGCAAATATAGGATCTTCAAGCAAAATCGAAGACATTGATTTGGAGATTAAAAAAGCAAAATTGGCAGTTGATTTTGGTGCAGATGCAATCATGGACCTAAGCACAGGACCTAAATTATTAGAGTTCAGGGAAAGGATAATGGACTCAGTGGATGTGGCCATTGGAACTGTCCCTATCTATGAAGCAGGGGTAGTTACATTAAATAAGGGCAATGAAATAATAGATATGGATGAGGATGACATATTCAATTCCATAATCCATCAGGCAAAGGATGGGGTTGACTTCATGACCCTTCACTGTGGAATCAATCAGGATTTGGTCTATAAACTTCAAGAGGCTAAAAGAATGATGGGTATTGTAAGCAGAGGAGGAACTTTCCTCGCTTCTTGGATATTGCATAATGAAAAGGAAAACCCATTATATTCAAATTATGATTATTTGCTTGAGATTGCATTGGAATATGATATAACTCTCTCATTAGGTGACGGACTTCGTCCGGGATGCCAGTCTGATGCAACAGACACTTCCCAGATTCAGGAGCTTGTAACCTTGGGAACCCTTGTAAAGAGAGCACAGGAAGCGGGAGTTCAGACAATGGTTGAAGGGCCAGGACATGTTCCCCTTAATCAGATAAGGGCAAATATGGAGATTCAAAAGACATTGTGTCATGGCGCTCCATTCTATGTATTAGGGCCTATTGTAACTGATTTGGCTCCAGGCTATGATCATATCACTTCAGCTATTGGAGGAGCAATTGCAGCATCAAGCGGAGCTGACTTCCTATGTTATGTGACTCCAGCAGAGCATCTCTCACTTCCATCCCTTGAAGACGTTAAGGAAGGAGTCATTGCAAGCAAGATTGCTGCCCAAGCTGCAGATGTTGCTTTAGGATTGGACACTGCATGGGAGAAGGAAGTGGAAATGGCACAGGCTCGTAAAAACTTTGATTGGGAAAAGCAGTTTGATTTAGCTTTTGATAGTGTAAAGCCACGTCATTATAGGAATAAGTGTGAATTGGATGATGATGAGATGTGTGCTATGTGCGGAGAGTATTGTGCGGTAAAGATAGCTAAAGGTGACTTTTAG
- a CDS encoding 6-pyruvoyl trahydropterin synthase family protein: MLTLVSEHRIYGCHKLKDQGGKCTQWHGHQYRVILTLQAPYKDLDYRNMIMDTYDIEAIFNEFIGVDHLNLNEFMDSENPTMEEMSKFFYDGLKDKIECLVSVGVYETPETGVTYTPME, translated from the coding sequence ATGTTAACATTAGTATCAGAACACAGAATATATGGCTGTCACAAGCTAAAGGACCAAGGAGGAAAGTGTACACAATGGCATGGACACCAATATAGAGTTATATTAACTTTACAGGCTCCTTATAAGGATTTGGATTATAGAAATATGATCATGGACACCTATGACATTGAAGCTATCTTTAATGAGTTCATTGGTGTGGATCATTTGAATTTAAATGAATTCATGGATTCTGAAAATCCTACCATGGAAGAGATGAGCAAATTCTTCTATGATGGTCTTAAGGATAAGATTGAATGCTTGGTAAGCGTTGGAGTTTATGAAACTCCTGAAACTGGAGTTACCTATACTCCTATGGAATAG
- the mtrA gene encoding tetrahydromethanopterin S-methyltransferase subunit A — MADKKPTAENWPVVSGDYIVGDPESPVAVTTLASHNEDIPAAAGAAIAGPCKTENLGIEKVVANIISNPNIRFLILCGAEVQGHITGQSFKALYENGCDPEKKKITGATGAIPFVENIPMEGVERFQQQLELVDMIDNEDGGAITAKVKECIEKDPGAFEEDSLVIKIDEERYSKKSSFVESSSESEKIESEA; from the coding sequence ATGGCGGATAAAAAACCTACTGCAGAAAACTGGCCTGTTGTAAGTGGAGATTATATTGTAGGAGATCCAGAAAGCCCTGTTGCTGTAACCACATTGGCTTCTCACAATGAAGACATTCCTGCAGCTGCTGGCGCAGCCATTGCTGGACCTTGCAAGACTGAAAACCTTGGAATTGAAAAGGTTGTTGCAAACATCATTTCAAACCCTAACATAAGATTTTTGATTTTATGTGGTGCTGAAGTGCAAGGACACATTACAGGTCAAAGTTTTAAGGCATTATATGAAAACGGCTGTGACCCTGAGAAAAAGAAAATCACTGGAGCTACTGGAGCTATTCCTTTTGTAGAAAACATTCCAATGGAAGGTGTTGAACGATTCCAACAACAATTGGAACTTGTTGATATGATTGACAACGAAGACGGTGGAGCAATCACTGCAAAAGTTAAGGAATGCATAGAAAAAGATCCTGGTGCTTTTGAAGAGGATTCTTTAGTGATTAAGATTGATGAAGAAAGATATTCTAAAAAAAGCAGTTTTGTGGAATCTTCATCTGAAAGTGAAAAAATAGAATCCGAAGCATAA
- the queC gene encoding 7-cyano-7-deazaguanine synthase QueC — protein MSKDVVLILSGGLDSTTLLYKLLNEGNNVTALSFNYGQKAAIEIERASEICKMNDVNHFVFDIRNIVDLLSSSLTDKDNDNVQEPKSTVVPSRNTILLELATAFAISNNLEEVYYGAIKADTGDYPDTTPEFLKQINELNKVNNYEYIPVCAPFIDTDKKDVVKLALELGVPIEKTWSCYVNNDGTPCGECFSCKSRIEAIKEAKEELGIE, from the coding sequence ATGTCAAAAGATGTGGTTTTAATATTATCAGGAGGTTTAGACTCTACTACATTATTATATAAATTATTAAATGAAGGAAATAATGTCACTGCACTCAGTTTCAACTATGGCCAAAAGGCTGCTATAGAGATTGAACGTGCAAGTGAGATATGTAAAATGAACGATGTAAATCATTTTGTTTTTGATATAAGAAATATTGTAGACTTGCTTAGCAGCAGCTTAACCGATAAGGATAATGACAATGTTCAAGAGCCAAAAAGCACTGTTGTTCCAAGCAGAAATACAATCTTGCTTGAGCTTGCAACTGCATTTGCAATAAGCAACAACTTAGAGGAAGTTTATTATGGTGCAATCAAGGCAGACACTGGCGACTATCCAGACACCACTCCTGAATTCTTAAAGCAGATAAATGAATTAAATAAGGTTAATAATTATGAATACATTCCAGTTTGTGCTCCTTTTATTGATACAGATAAAAAGGATGTTGTAAAGCTTGCTTTAGAGTTAGGAGTGCCTATTGAAAAGACTTGGAGTTGCTATGTAAACAATGACGGAACTCCTTGTGGGGAATGCTTTAGCTGCAAGTCAAGAATAGAAGCTATAAAAGAAGCTAAGGAAGAATTAGGTATTGAATAA
- a CDS encoding universal stress protein: protein MYKKIILPTDGSEYSNREILRATKLLAEDGEVIILSVATELRKTAFQRSKDIDRANKESIQEAKEYVAAMKKGFDDSVNVRTKVVVGFPAEAINQVAEEEGADLIIIASSGKRGLHRFVIGSVAEKVLKDSEIDVLLVHD from the coding sequence ATGTATAAAAAGATTATATTACCAACTGATGGATCTGAATATTCTAATAGAGAAATTTTAAGAGCTACTAAGTTATTAGCTGAAGATGGAGAAGTCATTATTCTTTCTGTTGCAACAGAATTAAGAAAAACTGCTTTCCAAAGAAGCAAAGATATTGATAGGGCTAATAAGGAGTCTATTCAAGAAGCTAAAGAATATGTTGCAGCTATGAAAAAAGGATTTGATGACAGCGTAAATGTCAGGACTAAAGTCGTTGTAGGATTTCCAGCTGAAGCTATTAATCAAGTTGCAGAAGAGGAAGGGGCTGATTTGATTATTATTGCTTCTTCAGGTAAAAGAGGGCTTCATAGGTTTGTTATTGGAAGCGTTGCTGAAAAGGTACTTAAAGATTCTGAAATTGATGTGTTATTAGTTCATGATTAA
- a CDS encoding AbrB/MazE/SpoVT family DNA-binding domain-containing protein, protein MGFLASSKIYGDYQIDIPKEVIEEFNVERDSIMEWIINEDGRISINFRKKYSIKDLVGAFHLDDEVSSVDLKRSLYE, encoded by the coding sequence ATGGGGTTTTTAGCTAGTTCTAAGATTTATGGGGATTATCAAATAGATATTCCCAAGGAAGTTATAGAAGAATTCAATGTGGAAAGAGATTCTATTATGGAATGGATTATTAATGAAGATGGAAGAATTTCCATTAATTTCAGAAAGAAATATTCTATAAAAGATTTGGTAGGTGCTTTTCATCTGGATGATGAAGTCAGTTCTGTTGATTTAAAAAGAAGTTTGTATGAGTAG
- a CDS encoding SDR family NAD(P)-dependent oxidoreductase, producing the protein MKNYFDIKDKVAVVTGASSGLGWQIAQAYASQGAKLALFARREERLQENVKEIEDKFGTEVMYAVTDVGDYDSITASVQKVMDAYGRIDILVNAAGMGNNKMVVDQSNEEWARHIHIDLTGVYYMCKAVGEIMIEQEYGKIINIGSIHSRVIFPGGGISAYSSAKGAVMNLTKNLAVEWAKYNITVNAIGPAVFETELTVDSIEMDGFMDLIAAYCPAGRLGKPGELDGLAIYLASDASSFCTGQLICVDGGWTAI; encoded by the coding sequence ATGAAAAATTATTTCGACATAAAAGACAAAGTAGCAGTTGTAACCGGTGCTTCTTCCGGATTAGGTTGGCAAATTGCACAAGCTTACGCAAGCCAAGGTGCTAAATTAGCTTTATTCGCAAGAAGAGAAGAAAGATTACAAGAAAACGTAAAAGAAATCGAAGACAAATTTGGTACTGAAGTAATGTACGCTGTTACAGATGTCGGAGATTATGACAGCATTACCGCATCCGTTCAAAAAGTAATGGACGCATATGGAAGAATTGACATTCTCGTAAACGCAGCGGGTATGGGTAACAACAAAATGGTTGTAGACCAATCCAACGAAGAATGGGCAAGACACATCCACATCGACTTAACAGGTGTATACTACATGTGTAAAGCTGTTGGAGAAATCATGATTGAACAAGAATACGGTAAAATCATCAACATCGGTTCCATCCACAGTAGAGTTATCTTCCCTGGCGGAGGTATCAGCGCATACTCCTCTGCAAAAGGTGCAGTAATGAACTTAACCAAAAACTTAGCTGTAGAATGGGCTAAATACAACATTACCGTAAACGCAATCGGCCCTGCAGTATTCGAAACCGAATTAACTGTTGACTCCATTGAAATGGACGGATTCATGGATCTCATTGCAGCATACTGTCCAGCAGGCAGATTAGGTAAACCTGGTGAATTAGACGGACTTGCAATCTACTTAGCATCTGACGCATCCAGCTTCTGTACCGGTCAATTAATCTGTGTTGACGGTGGATGGACTGCTATATAA
- a CDS encoding methanogenesis marker 8 protein, translating to MDRHVIEALGRARITVENGKVVDVGEPMIEYCPLFDKHRGIKELTKEEIEKNIQFRIDDFGMCTKNRQLRLKDFLSFGISEILSTLLDENLIDCAVMVCEGCGTVLVTESEMAQGVGGRVSGLVETSPISQSFIWKSFGQDRVVDSETARIDQVDGLRLAIDNGYKNIAVTICLAEDGIILRELEKEYEDINVYIFAVHSTGLGREEAEIIFDTADVVTGCASKHLRDIGKELKVFSVGTSIPIFAASDKGEEFIKLRLDKIGGPKKKTGNSKQPNPLV from the coding sequence ATGGATAGGCATGTGATTGAAGCATTAGGTAGGGCTAGAATAACAGTGGAAAATGGGAAGGTTGTTGATGTAGGAGAGCCTATGATTGAATATTGTCCTTTATTTGACAAGCATAGGGGAATAAAGGAACTTACAAAAGAGGAAATAGAAAAAAACATTCAATTTAGAATAGATGACTTTGGAATGTGTACTAAAAATCGTCAATTAAGACTTAAAGACTTTTTATCCTTTGGAATATCTGAAATATTGTCTACATTGCTTGATGAGAATCTTATTGACTGTGCAGTCATGGTTTGTGAAGGATGTGGAACTGTCCTTGTAACCGAAAGTGAGATGGCTCAGGGAGTTGGAGGAAGAGTCTCTGGACTTGTTGAAACAAGTCCTATTTCCCAGAGCTTTATTTGGAAGAGTTTTGGTCAAGATCGTGTTGTTGACAGCGAGACTGCAAGAATAGATCAGGTGGATGGCCTTAGATTGGCTATTGACAATGGATATAAGAACATTGCAGTAACAATTTGCCTTGCTGAAGATGGAATCATTCTTAGGGAATTGGAAAAGGAATATGAAGACATTAATGTCTATATATTTGCAGTCCATTCAACAGGCCTTGGAAGAGAAGAAGCAGAAATAATATTTGATACTGCGGATGTGGTTACAGGATGTGCTTCAAAGCATCTTAGGGATATTGGAAAGGAGCTAAAGGTTTTCTCTGTAGGAACTTCAATTCCAATTTTTGCTGCAAGCGATAAGGGTGAGGAGTTTATTAAATTAAGATTGGATAAAATAGGTGGGCCAAAAAAGAAAACTGGTAATTCCAAACAGCCTAATCCTTTAGTTTAG